GTCAAACCCAAACCTAGGAAAAACATTAGGCGGAGATTTCTCTTTCTGGGCACTGCAATTAACATAATCTTTGATTTATAAGCTAATAAAAGACGCCTTTTGACAGGAAGATACTATACCTTGATCGTCGGAGCAAACGAAAGACGGTGGAGAAGAGTGAGGAACCAGCTGAAAGTGGTGGCAGACTCCTTTAAATTGTTGGATATCTAGGAAGGCTGCTTGTACAACTAAAGCATTCAACGAGGATTGGCTTTTGATGGCATCTCACTACTTTTGCTTTTCTAGGAAAAATAATACTGTGTATGCTGTTTGAACTTCAGGTTATATGGAGAAAGCTTTCACTTGGCCTTCAAAAAACCTACGTATTCCAATGCCATATAACGGTTGTGAATCGTTTCTGTTGCCTAACTTCGTGTTTGTTTACTGGAGCAAGACAAAATAAAGTGAACCCCTACATAGCTCACCTAATTCAAACATAAACAGAAATTGGGTTGCAATCCCATCCCAAgaataaaattccagattagccAGGGATATGTAGCCCAGTGAATATTGGTAACAGGATAGCTAAGCAAGTTGAATCTCCGGTAACCAGTTCTTATCACGAACAGGGCAAGTTCACCGCAAGGTGCTTGTgctaaatataacttttggcgACAATTGCAATCAGCATATCATCAGGAACTCATCAGAGCATCGGATCAGGATTAGGGGTCTCTACAATGGCAGTGACAATTGTACTTCACAAGTATATATACCAGCAAAACAAATGTGAGCGCACCTGACTTTTGGACATAAATTTTGGTTGTGTGTCTCCATTTATTGTTGCTGTATAAATTTTCATTATGCTAATTTATATATTGTACCGTACTGGTAATTGTAGAGGCCCTTGATCCATTGGATTATGTAAGAGTAATTTGTCACCTAAGAACAATGCCGTTACATACAAGATAGCAACAGTAGAGCAGAGAGCACTTGGCTGATCGATCAAGGAAATGAGTAATAACGCAAGCTAAACGGATCAACTGAAATTTTCTATTCTCTTTATGTACAGAAGAAGGTTACATCTGACATCTATATATTTTACCTTCTATAATTAAGCTACAGGAAGAAAATTTTACAGCAGAAGTTGTCAATTATGGGGGAGAGGAGCTGGaagcgaaagaaaagaaactcaccacacaaacacacaaggtaaaaaaaatgatttaactGCCTGAACAAAGACTACAACTACCTCATTCCACTCTGTTGCAAGTAACAAATGAAATTTGTCGTGGAGACTAGCACAATTCCAAGTGACTACTGCCTCCCAAAGAATATGTAATCTAATCCTCGAAGCCTACCTTCACAGACTTGCCAAAAGCTACAAACTGTCCTCCCCAACCATACATCCCTAAAATGCATCACCAATCACCATAATCATGTCAACATGGCACCGTTTGACAGAAATCATAGGTACCATTTGATTGTCTTAGTCCAGAAAGCCACCAACCAATAGGCCCAGAAATTTCAAAATTGAGCTGACCCAATGAGGGCAATGCAGCAAAGTACACATGTTTTGATTAACCTGTATGGACACCATCTAAACAAGTCTATGCTGGCGCAAGCCCTTCCCAAAGTGAGGCTGCATCAAGCGCACGTACAAACCATTTTTAGCCATTAACGAATCATGCGCACCTTCCTCAACTATTCTCCCTCCATTCAGTACAACAATGTTGTCAACATGTCTCATCATGGCAGCTCGGTGAGCAATCAAGATAGTTGTTTTATTTCCCATGATCAGAGTATCAAGAGCCTCCTGCACCACTCGGCTAGACTCAGATTCAATGGCTGAGCTTGCTTCATCCAATAACAATATTGGAGCATTCTTTAATACGACCCGAGCAATTGCAATTCTTTGTTTTTGCCCTGGGGTCAGATCTACACCTCTCATTCCAACATGGGTGTCATAACCATGAGGCAAGCTACTAATGAAATGATGTGCATTGGCTATTCTTGCTGCCTCTTTCATCTCAGCTTCACTCGCGTTGTGCCTTGCATATATTATGTTCTCTCTTATTGTAGTTGAGAAGATAATAGGCTCCTGTTGGACAAGACCCAAGTGGTTCCTCAACCATCTCAAATTATATGATTTCAAATCTCTGCCATCCAACAGTACCTGTCCAGCAACCGGATCATAGAACCTTTGTATCAAGGATATAATAGTGCTCTTACCAGACCCTGAAACCCCCACCACTGCCACAGTTTGTCCTCCATTGACTTTGAGACTGAAATTGCTCAGAACTAACACTTCTGGTCGAGATGGGTAAGAAAAATCGACATTTTTCAGCTCAATGCTTCCATAAACATTGGGAGGTTTCATTGCTGAGTTATCATCAGGATCAATCTTAGGAACTCGATCAATGATTTCAAATACTGAGGCAAGGGATTTCCTTCTTTTCAAAATATAGGGAGCCAAGCCAAAAGGCTCAACAAGAGCAAAAGTTGCAAAGGAGAAAACCATGTACTCCTTCAGTGCTGTGCCCAGAGTCATGTAGTGATTCTTGATAGAAAGGGCAGTGTACCATAGGAGGACAGCATTGCAAGCAAAAAGAAGAAACTGTGAAAAGCCAAATGCACATCCAATTGCCATTCCCTGGAAGAAGCTTTTTGTAAAAATCTTTCGCAGTTGCAACCGATAGAGCTCCATCACCTTGTTACCAGCACAGAATGCTACAACAGTGTAAATATTTCTAACCGCATCCTCGAGAACCAATGATGCCTTTCTATGCATCTCCTGAATACCCTTTGAAAATCCAGCAAGCCACAATTTCTGCACATTTTGAGACAGGTATCAATCTAATTCTCTGTTATGTGGTCAAGAAAACCTGTTAGATCATAAAATTAACAGCAACATTCCAGCTAAGGGTCAAACAATCACAGGAAATGAACATGCAAGTACACCAAAGGGTAAAGAAATGTTAATTGAAATATGTACCATTAAAGATGAAAACACAAAACAGGACATTATTCATGTTTGTGAGAAGAAAATCTGCCTGCAGTTTCTAGACTGGACCTCATAGAGCATAAAGAGTTTCACCATCCCAATTCACACTCAGCAGCAAAAATAAGCCCACAAACATACAGAGAGGACATTCATGTACAACCAAAGTCAGCCTATTGTAAGGAAACTTTTAGACACTATATACAGCAGCTTACATGCAATTAGTGGAAACTGAATGAACATAATATGATCAAATTTGCATTACAAGGTATTATGCATGGATTAATTTTTCACAGCCTGAATAAACAAAACATCGTTTGGTACAACATTCTGTTAAGGACCCTCAACATTCAACATATATACTTCAAAGGACACTATTTCCAGAAATGGCAAATGGAGGACTAATTAATGAGTTTTAATTAGATGTAAAACCTGAGCGACTGCAGAAACCATGAGGACGGGTAGAGTAGCTAAAGCCACAAGTGCCAACCGCCACTGCAATAGCAACCCAATGAGAACAGCCACAATAACGGCTGCACTGTCCTGTATGAATATGGACAGTCTATTGCTAAAAGCAGCTCTTACAAATGTAGCGTCATTTGCCAACCGCATTGATAAATTATCAGCACTGTTCTCCTCTTCATCAAACCATCCAACTTCATTGCGAAGCATCGCTGACAAAGAAAAGAATATTTAAGATCAAGCGCAATGTCATTACAGATGCAAACAATAAACATACAACAAAGGAGAAATATGAAATGCACACCAAGTTAGTGTACTTATAATATACCTGAAAACATCATTCTCCGGACACGTTCGGTCATCTTCTCCCCCATTATGCCAAAGTAGAAGTGCTGCAAAAAATTGGCAACGACAGTCACAAAGCCCATGCAGGCAATGACTATGCACCATTTGTCCACTTCTTGACGCAAGTGGTGTTTTTCATCCCGATAGTATGCTGTTACTATTAGAGCAATAACATAAGCGAGAAGAGGATTGAATGAGCCAAAAATGGCAGCACCCGTGCTCCCTAAAACAGCATAAAGCCACTCTGCCAGGCTAAACTCCACAAGCCTCCAAAATGAAGGCGCTTCTCGATGTCGTGAATCCcttgattcttttcttttaataggAATATCACCAAATTCGCTGTGAGGACGACTATAAGTCTGTGAGTGAGAGCGTTCGTTTTTTGGATCAGATGTCAATAATGGGGAGACAGGGGATTCAGGATCCGAGGAGTTCAATGTTTGTCGATGTGCTGACTGAACTTCAATCTTGGGCAGCTCTGGAAGTCTCATTTCAAAACTATCTTGCCTTTTTATTGATGGTTCTTTATCCATCACATCCACTGGTACACCATTTTCAGCCACTTGCTCTGGAGGGGGACTACAAACCCGGGGAGACTCTTGTGAACTCAACGTAACATCTGCAGTGCGGAATGCATGGAGACCAGCCCTCTGAAGAGAAGGTGATTTCATCATTTTAGGAGATGATGGTTCTTGAAAGCCATGACCTGCTGAAGAATCCTTTTCAATTTGGAAAGTACCAGTCTCCTTATAATTCCTCATTGGCATC
This portion of the Coffea arabica cultivar ET-39 chromosome 2e, Coffea Arabica ET-39 HiFi, whole genome shotgun sequence genome encodes:
- the LOC113730538 gene encoding ABC transporter B family member 20-like, which gives rise to MMISRGLFGWSPPHIQPLTPVSEVSEPPESPSPYLENSGDAGPVEVEEEIDAEAEEIEPPPAAVPFSRLFACADRLDWVLMFFGSLAAAAHGTALVVYLHYFAKIIQLLRHGSEPADALFHKFTELALTIVYIAVGVFVAGWIEVSCWILTGERQTAVIRSKYVQVLLNQDMSFFDTYGNNGDIVSQVLSDVLLIQSALSEKVGNYIHNMATFFSGLAIGFANCWQIALITLGTGPFIVAAGGISNIFLHRLAENIQDAYAEAASIAEQAVSYIRTLYAFTNETLAKYSYATSLQATLRYGILISLVQGLGLGFTYGLAICSCALQLWVGRFLVSRGKAHGGQIITALFAVILSGLGLNQAATNFYSFEQGRIAAYRLYEMISRSSSTANHDGTTLASVQGNIEFRNVYFSYLSRPEIPILSGFYLTVPAKKAVALVGRNGSGKSSIIPLMERFYDPTLGEVLLDGENIKNMKLEWLRSQIGLVTQEPALLSLSINENIAYGRDASPDQIEEAAKIAHAHTFISSLERGYETQVGRAGLALTEEQKIKLSIARAVLSNPSILLLDEVTGGLDFEAEKSVQEALDLLMLGRSTIIIARRLSLIKNADYIAVMEEGQLVEMGTHDELINLDGLYAELLRCEEAAKLPRRMPMRNYKETGTFQIEKDSSAGHGFQEPSSPKMMKSPSLQRAGLHAFRTADVTLSSQESPRVCSPPPEQVAENGVPVDVMDKEPSIKRQDSFEMRLPELPKIEVQSAHRQTLNSSDPESPVSPLLTSDPKNERSHSQTYSRPHSEFGDIPIKRKESRDSRHREAPSFWRLVEFSLAEWLYAVLGSTGAAIFGSFNPLLAYVIALIVTAYYRDEKHHLRQEVDKWCIVIACMGFVTVVANFLQHFYFGIMGEKMTERVRRMMFSAMLRNEVGWFDEEENSADNLSMRLANDATFVRAAFSNRLSIFIQDSAAVIVAVLIGLLLQWRLALVALATLPVLMVSAVAQKLWLAGFSKGIQEMHRKASLVLEDAVRNIYTVVAFCAGNKVMELYRLQLRKIFTKSFFQGMAIGCAFGFSQFLLFACNAVLLWYTALSIKNHYMTLGTALKEYMVFSFATFALVEPFGLAPYILKRRKSLASVFEIIDRVPKIDPDDNSAMKPPNVYGSIELKNVDFSYPSRPEVLVLSNFSLKVNGGQTVAVVGVSGSGKSTIISLIQRFYDPVAGQVLLDGRDLKSYNLRWLRNHLGLVQQEPIIFSTTIRENIIYARHNASEAEMKEAARIANAHHFISSLPHGYDTHVGMRGVDLTPGQKQRIAIARVVLKNAPILLLDEASSAIESESSRVVQEALDTLIMGNKTTILIAHRAAMMRHVDNIVVLNGGRIVEEGAHDSLMAKNGLYVRLMQPHFGKGLRQHRLV